In Pueribacillus theae, the genomic window AGGGATTCCAGCAGTGCAACCATGTCTTCATTCCTCAGGAAGTGATTGGCTTTTATTGAGAGTTTACAAGACATCATAATCGCCGTGTCTTCACGGAGTTTTTTAAGATCTGGATTTTTCTCTTCCAAAATAAGTTCAACAATTTTTCGAATGGTGTTCTCTTCCTGGCCTTTCGGAAACCATTGCGGATGGGAACGGACGATAAACGTTGTATCTCCAAAGGATTCGAAAAAGATGCCAAACCGCTTGAACAAATCGAGTTTTTCATGAATTAATATGGCTTCCTGATGGCTAAATTCGAATGTAATCGGAACGAGCAGTTCTTGGCGTTCATCCGTCACTTCTCCCACTTTTTCCCGGAAAAATTCGTATTTGATCCTTTCTTGGGCAGCGTGTTGGTCAATCAAGTACAATCCAGTTTCATTTTGGGCGAGAATGTAAGTGCCATGCATTTGCCCGATCGGATAAAGCGGCGGGATTCGCTTTACATCGCTGCTCTTTCTTTGCGACTCGATTTCGTTGGCCATTGTTTCTTTTACTACTACATTTTCATCACTTTCCTCTTCTATTTCGTACTGGGGGAAAGGAATTTTCTCTGTTTTTTGTTGCTCGGATGGGCTGAATAGCTCTTCTTTCAAAAAATTTTTCAATTGCTGCTTCTCATGTGCCCTGAACTGGAAATCGAAGCTTCCTTGAACATCCTGTTTTGGTTTCGGTTTCGGCTGGACTGCTTCAGGAATCAAATCCTCCTGTTTAAAAGCCGACTTTATTGTTGTTCGAATCAATTCGTTTAATTCATTCTCTTTGCTTACCCTTGCTTCAAGCTTTGATGGGTGGACGTTCACATCGATAAGCGACGGATCCATTTTGATATGAATGATAACAATTGGAAAGCGGCCAATCGGAAGCAACGTATGGTAACCATCGATAATTGCATTGGAAATGGCATAATTTCGAATATATCTGCCATTGATAAAAATTGAGATCGCTTTTCGGTTCGATCTTGTCACTTCCGGCTTTGCCAGGAATCCCGAAATTTTGAAATCAAGGGATTCTTTTGCAAAAGGAACCATTTTCTTTGCAACAGATAACCCGTAGATTGAAGCAATCACTTGCAAAAGCTCGTTATTGCCGTTTGTTTTTAGCATTTCTTTCCCATTATGTAATAATTGAAAGGATATTTCCGGATGTGCCATCGCCAAACGATTCACAACATCGGATATATTACTTAATTCAGTATGGACCGTTTTTAAATATTTTAACCGTGCCGGCGTATTAAAAAATAATTTGCTGACGGTTATCTCTGTTCCTTTGCGGCTGTTCGCAAGCGATTTTTTTATAATGTCGCCCGCTTCCACTTCAATATGCGTTCCAGGCCCATCGCCTGTACAGGTTTTGACATCCGTTTTTGAAACTGATGCAATGCTAGGAAGCGCCTCGCCTCTAAATCCCAATGAACGAATGGCGAATAGATCACGTTCATGTTTAATTTTGCTCGTCGCATGGCGCTGGAAAGCACGTTCACAATCATCCTTGTCAATTCCGTCCCCGTTGTCTGTGATCCGAATCGATTGCAATCCACCGTCTTCCACTTCAATTTTAATAATCGTACTGTTTGCATCAATGGCATTCTCAACGAGTTCTTTTACAACCGATGCAGGCCGTTCCACTACTTCCCCTGCCGCAATCTGGTTGGATAATTGTTCGTTCAGAATGGCGATTTTATTCATTCGATCACCTCTTTCTTTTTGCTCTTTTTGCTTTTTCATGCAATTGGTAAAGGGCATTCATCGCGTCAATTGGTGTCATCGATAATAAGTCCAACGAAGCAACTTCATCAACAATTTTATTGTCTTCTTTCCGCTTTTCTGTTGCTTCTTCCAACGGAAAAAGAGAAAGCTGATTCGTTGCCGCAATGTTTTCATGGCTATGATTTTTGTCTTCAAGTTCTTTTAAAATTGTTTGCGCCCGTTTGATAAGGTTATCCGGCAGCTCAGCAAGCTGTGCAACATGGATGCCATAACTTTCATCAGCTGAGCCATCGAGCACTTTATGCAGGAAGACGACCCGGCCTTCTTCTTCAACTGCTTTCACATGAACATTTTTCAAGCGCGATAGTTCATTCTCAAGAACAGTTAATTCATGATAGTGGGTGGAAAATAATGTTTTTGCACCGATTTCATTATGGATATATTCGATAATCGCATGTGCCAATGCCATTCCGTCGTACGTAGAAGTTCCCCTTCCGATTTCATCTAGTAAAATTAAGCTGTCTTTTGTTGCATGTTCAATCGCATATTTTGTTTCTAGCATCTCAACCATGAATGTACTTTGTCCGCTGATTAAATCATCTGCTGCGCCAATTCTCGTAAACACTTGGTCAAAAATAGGCAAGCTCGCCTCTTCCGCAGGGACGAAGCAGCCGATTTGAGCCATAATAACCGTTAAAGCGAGCTGTCTCATATAGGTGCTTTTCCCTGACATATTCGGCCCAGTTATGAGGAGAATCTCACGCTCATCGTCCATGTAAATGTCATTTTCAACGTAATGGGCGTCATCAAGCACTTTCTCAACGACAGGATGCCGGCCGTTTTGAATGATTACTTTTTCATCATTGAACATGGGGCGAACGTAATGATTGTCATTGCTTACGAACGCAAAGCTTTGAAGCACATCAATTTCGCTTACTTTTTTGGCAAGAAGCTGCAAATCAGGAATATAGCCCTTTATTTCTTCCCTTAATTGAATAAAAAGATCATATTCCAAATCAATTAAACTTTCTTCAGCCTGCAAGATTTTCATTTCCATCTCTTTTAATTCAGGTGTAATAAACCGCTCCGCATTTGTCAATGTTTGCTTTCTTTCATAGCGGCCTTCAGGCAAGAGATGCAAATTTGCTTTCGTCACTTCAATGTAATAGCCAAAAACACGGTTAAAGCCAATTTTTAATGATTTGATGCCTGTTTCTTGTTTCTCTTTAAGCTCTAATTCTTTCAGCCAATCCTTTCCATTTATACTTATTTTTCGATACTCATCAAGTTTATCGTTGTATCCATCGCGAATGATTCCACCTTCTTTAATGGAAATGGGTGGATCATCCTGCAATGCCTTTTCCAATTTTGCTGTAAGCGGTTCGAACGGCGGAATTTCTGCAATTAATTCGTTCATGTAGTGGTTATCCAGTTCATGACATAAACGGATGAGTTCTGGAATTTGGGCGAGTGATTTTTTTAGCTGGACAAGCTCCCTCGCATTTACGTTCCCGAAAGAAATTTTTCCTGCCAGCCTTTCTAAATCATAGATTCCCTTTAACAACTGGCGAATCTCTTCACGCTGGAAAAAATGCTCCACAAGGCTATGAACCATTTCTTGGCGCTTTTCAATTTGGCCACGGTCAATTAAAGGGCGCTCAATCCATCTAACTAATTGGCGGCTGCCCATCGACGTGACAGTTTCATCTAAAAGCCATGCAAGCGAGCCTTTTTTTCCTTGCTTTCGAATCGTAGTCACAAGCTCCAAGTTTCGTTTTGAAAAAAAATCGATTTTCATATATTCATTTTGTTTTACGATTTCAACTGGCTGTAGGTGATCAAGTGATCTTTTCTGTGTGCGCAGCAAATAGTTTAAGAGTCGGCCAAAGGTATGTAAATATTTTTCCTCACGAAGCCCTTCAATAATTGGCTGAAAGTTTTCAGAAATATTTATTTCATCTTCATACGATACGGCTATGTTCAACCGTTTTACTAATTCATTTTTATCGTCATTTGAGAGCGTTGTCGGAAGAATAATCTCTTTTATCCTCATCGCTGATACCTCATGGATTAACGCGTCAATGCCGCCTGAAACGCTCGTCACATAATTTTCCCCTGTGGACAAGTCGCTTGTCGCAAGTCCATACGTCTCATCATGGCAAGGGGTAATCGCAGAGATAAAATTATTTTGTTTCTCATCAATCATTGATTGGCTCATCACTGTCCCCGGTGTGATGACTTGAACAACTTCTCTCCGGACAACCCCTTTCGCTTGCTTTGGATCTTCCATTTGTTCACATATCGCTATTTTATACCCTTTTTCAATTAATTGGGCAATATACACTTCTGCGGAATGATACGGAACGCCACACATCGGAATCGGTTGTTCTGAGCCGCCTTCCCGTTTTGTTAGTGTAATTTCCAATTCTTTGGCCGCCTTTACCGCATCTTCAAAAAAAAGTTCGTAAAAGTCGCCAAGACGAAAAAATAAAAAGGCATCTTTATATTGTGCCTTTATTTGTAAGTATTGTTGGATCATTGGGGTGTATTCGGCCATTGTCTTACCCACCTTATTTCACGTTCTAGTCCATATTCAATCTGTTTTTATTATAACATATCGGTCTTTTTTCTCTAAAAGAATGACCTTGGTGATAAATGAACATTAGCGGGGACGATTTTGCCTGTAGAGAACCTTTTTTTCGCGAGGAAGGCGACGACTTGCTCTGGCATCTTAGCTGCCTTGCACCGAGGAAGCCTACACCAGAGCATAAGCTGGTCAAACGCAGGTGCAAAACTTTGCATCCGTTTGTAATTACATCCTTGCCGCTTCTCGGAAGGTCAATCGTGCCCGTGGGGCTGCAAACAGTACCGTTGAACAGAGCCAAAGAATAAAAAAAGAAGAGAATTTCTTCTCCTCTCGTGTATTATTCATCAAGTTCCCCGAGTAAGAATTCAGCATCCAAGTCTTCAAATTCTTCATCATCGAGATCATAATCTGTGTGGTCATCATCATCAAATTCTTCAACGATCCCATCAGGGTTAACAGCGACAACCAATTTTGTTTCAGATAAAATTTCTCCAACAAATTCTCTTTCCACTTGAACGAGAATTTTGTGGCCATTAGGCGCAATGGTTGCTTCCAAGCAGTTTGGCTGTTGTATGGCTCTTACGACAACATCGTATTCATCACTTACCGTATTTTCATCATGGATTTTAAGAGGGATAATATCTTTATATTTTACTGTATCAGTGACAACTTCTGTTTTCGTATTTTTGTTGTAGGAACACCATAAGTTTATATCATAAGAGCCTTCAACTTCAACATGTTCTCCGTCCTTTTTTGCTTTATAATCATGGTTTATGATCCAGCAGCCTAAAATGCTTGTTGGTTTATGTGTTGGATTTACTGTATGGGTTGCTTTTGAATATTTGCGGCCTTTTCCGCAAACGGCTTTGGCAATGATCTCTCTATAATTGTCAGCCATTAATCATACCTCCTCTTCTTTTCTTCACTGACATCCTATGCAAGGCATATGACCTGTGTTACATCGCAAGAAAAACGCTTACGCGTTCTTCTTAAGAAGCCAGAAGCCGGAGGCCGGACTAGTTGAAATCGGCGAAAAAGGCCGATTTCATCCATTTATTTGCCAAAGACGAGGAGCATGAGGCGGGATTGATTTTCACGAAAAAAAGACACTGAAAAGTGCCTTTTTCTGTTAGTTGTTCGAATTTGTTATTTTGTTTGTGACGGTGTCTGAAATCGTAGATGCAATCATTTGCAGTAGATCATTTACTTCGGTTTGAGATTGTTTAAATTCCTTTACTAAAGGAATTTCATCCACTTCATTCATCAAACGGTCAATTTTTTCTTCTACCTGCTTGAGGGCTTCATGTTTGCGGTAGTGCTGCAGATTGACCGCTTCTTTTTGATGTTTTTTAATTTCGGCAATCAAGCCCTGAACCTTCTCATGCCCGTTAATTTTTTCTTCCGCTTTTTTATAAAAGCTCACTTCTTCTGTGTTTGAAATCATATCCGCCAATTCGAGCGCTTTTTCAATGATTTGTTCCTTCGTATACGTCATGAGCTTTTCACCTCGTACATTTCTTCCAATTCCCCGTCCAATGTCCATGTTTTTGCAGTTGTAATCCGTACATTGACAAGCTGTCCGATTAATGATTTCGGCCCTTGGAAATGGACCACTTTATTTCCTCTCGTATAGCCTGTTAACACGTCTTTATTTTTTTTGCTTTCCCCTTGCACAAGCACCTCTACGACTTCCCCGACATAGTTTCGGTTCTTTTCCAGCGCCGTTTCATTAACAACCGCGTTCAAGCGCTGCAAACGTTCCTTCTTCACTGACATTGGGACATCGTCCTTCATTCTGGCTGCCGGCGTACCTTCGCGCGGAGAGTAAATAAATGTATATGCGCTGTCATAGCCGACTTCGCGGTAAAGGGAAAGTGTTTCTTCAAATTGCTCTTCCGTTTCATTCGGGAAACCGACGATAATATCTGTTGTTAAAACAACGTTCGGAATGGCCGCTTTAATTTTACGGACAAGCTCTAAATATTGTTCACGGGTATAGGCGCGTCCCATTAATTTCAGTATATCAGAATTGCCGTGCTGAACAGGCAAGTGGATATGCTCCACAAGGTTTCCGCCTTTTGCGAGCACTTCGATAAGATGATCGTCAAAGTCGCGAGGATGGCTCGTCGTAAAGCGAATTCGCGGAATCCCGATTTTGCGGATTTCATCCATTAAATGGCCTAGCCCATATTCGAAGTCAAAATCTTTCCCGTATGCATTTACATTTTGACCTAATAATGTCACTTCCTGATAACCGTGCCGTGCGAGCTGGCGCACTTCTTCAATGATGTCTTCAGGCAAGCGGCTTCGCTCTTTCCCTCTTGTGTAAGGAACAATGCAATACGTACAGAATTTGTCACAGCCGTACATAATGTTAACCCAGCCTGAAATATTGCCTTTGCGTACGCGGGGCAAATTCTCAATAATGTCGCCTTCTTTAGACCAAACTTCCACAACCATTTCTTTGCTAAATAAAGCTTCTTTTAAAAGCGTTGGCAAACGGTGGATATTGTGCGTGCCGAAAATCAAATCAACTTGGGGATGCTTCTGTAAAATTCGATTCACGACAGATTCTTCCTGTGACATGCAACCGCAAACACCTAGAATAAGCTCCGGCTTTTCTCTTTTAAGCGCTTTAAGGTGTCCAATTTCGCCAAATACTTTATTTTCTGCGTTTTCACGGATGGCGCACGTATTAAGCAAAATGACATCGGCTTCTTCATCTACCGTAGTAGCTTCATAGCCAAGGTTTTCCAATATGCCTGCCATCACTTCCGTATCATGCTCATTCATTTGGCAGCCGTATGTTCGAATGAGATATTTACGATCGGCTCCGATATTTTTTACATCTTCAGGAATCTCGAAATCATAATGTACATTGACTTCTTCTTTGCCGCGCCGTCTCGCGTCTCTTAATGATGGCGGCTGATAAGTCGTTTCAAAATATTTCGCATAATCCTTTTCGGATTTTAAGTCCGAAGAATTATTTGCACTAACTTTATTTGTCATTTTTTTCTCCTCCTTTTTCTAAACAAAACTCTGATTTTCCTAGTAAATTGCTTTTCTTTTCATTTAATCAACCATAACATTATAACAAATGTTGCATAAAAAGAAAAAAGCTCTCTATCCCATTACGAATAGGAGCAGAAAGAACTATATGAATTCAGCCATTAACTCTTTAAATTTGTTTTCCTCTAACTCTAGTTCAGAATGGGCCAAAGATGATTCACTGTACCCTGAAACGAGCTCTTGATAAGATTTTTTCTGTTGATCCTGGTAAATTAATCCTTTGACAAGACCGTTATTTTCCATCAACGTTTTCATCGCCATGATGCGATTTTCCGTGTCATAGCCTTCGATATCGTTTAAATCGACGAGATTTTCTCTAAACCAGTCGTATGTGTTTATTTTGTTATATGTGACACAAGGGCTAAAAACGTTTATGAGTGAAAAACCTTTATGTTGAATCCCTTGTTCGATGAGGGAAGTTAATTCTTTTACATCGCTTGAAAAGCTTTGGGCGACAAAGGTAGCTCCAGCAGTTAAAGCCATTTCCATAACGGACAGCGTAGATTCAACCGAGCCTTCCGGCGTGCTTTTCGTTTTGAATCCGACATCACTACGGGGAGACGTTTGGCCTTTCGTTAATCCGTAGATTTGGTTATCCATGATGATATACGTAATATCGATGTTTCGGCGAATCGCATGGATCGTATGCCCCATTCCAATCGCAAATCCATCGCCATCTCCACCAGTAGCGATAACAGTTAAATCCCGGTTGCCCATTTTCACCCCTTGGGCGATTGGAAGCACTCGGCCATGGACACCATGAAAACCGTAAGAATTGATATAGCCTGATATTCTGCCTGAACAGCCGATTCCAGATATGACCGTTAAATCATCAGGTTCTAAACCGATACCGGCCGCAGCGCGCTGAATCGCAGCTTGAACAGAAAAATCCCCACAGCCTGGACACCAATTCGGTTTTACTTTATTTCTAAAATCTTTGAAGGTTGCCAACTAGAAACAACTCCTTAACTTTCGTGTAGACATCATTTGGCAAAAATGGATTTCCATCATATTTTAACACGCTTTGAATTTTTTCTGCTGCGCCGATATTCATTTTAATCAAATTCGCCAGTTGGCCTGTTGCGTTATTTTCAACGACGACAATTTTTTTCGCTTGATCAATGATTGGTTTCAATTCGTTTGCCGGAAAAGGATGCAGAAGTCGGATATGCGCATGGTTTGCTTTTATTCCATCTTCCTGAAGACGATCCATTGCTTCTTCAATCGCACCCCTCGTAGAATTAAACCCAATTAAAAGGACATCAGCCTCATCATGAAGAAGCGTAAAATGAACAGGCTTATCAAAACGTTCAACGATATTGTTCAATTTACGCAAACGTTTCTCCATTTGAAGCTTCCGGTTTGACGCAGCTTCCGAAGGCTTTCCAGTTTCATCATGTTCGACACCGGTAACGTGGTGTATTCCATTTTTTGTGCCTGGGAGCACTCGCGGTGAAATGCCATCTTCGGTAAGTTCATAGCGTTTAAAGTAATCTTTGTTTTCCAGTTCTGGAAGCTGTTCATCCTTTATAAGCTTGCCGCGTTGGATGTTGATTTTATTGTATTCAAACG contains:
- the mutL gene encoding DNA mismatch repair endonuclease MutL — encoded protein: MNKIAILNEQLSNQIAAGEVVERPASVVKELVENAIDANSTIIKIEVEDGGLQSIRITDNGDGIDKDDCERAFQRHATSKIKHERDLFAIRSLGFRGEALPSIASVSKTDVKTCTGDGPGTHIEVEAGDIIKKSLANSRKGTEITVSKLFFNTPARLKYLKTVHTELSNISDVVNRLAMAHPEISFQLLHNGKEMLKTNGNNELLQVIASIYGLSVAKKMVPFAKESLDFKISGFLAKPEVTRSNRKAISIFINGRYIRNYAISNAIIDGYHTLLPIGRFPIVIIHIKMDPSLIDVNVHPSKLEARVSKENELNELIRTTIKSAFKQEDLIPEAVQPKPKPKQDVQGSFDFQFRAHEKQQLKNFLKEELFSPSEQQKTEKIPFPQYEIEEESDENVVVKETMANEIESQRKSSDVKRIPPLYPIGQMHGTYILAQNETGLYLIDQHAAQERIKYEFFREKVGEVTDERQELLVPITFEFSHQEAILIHEKLDLFKRFGIFFESFGDTTFIVRSHPQWFPKGQEENTIRKIVELILEEKNPDLKKLREDTAIMMSCKLSIKANHFLRNEDMVALLESLRNCIDPYTCPHGRPVLIHFSTYELEKMFKRVM
- a CDS encoding outer spore coat protein CotE, with the translated sequence MADNYREIIAKAVCGKGRKYSKATHTVNPTHKPTSILGCWIINHDYKAKKDGEHVEVEGSYDINLWCSYNKNTKTEVVTDTVKYKDIIPLKIHDENTVSDEYDVVVRAIQQPNCLEATIAPNGHKILVQVEREFVGEILSETKLVVAVNPDGIVEEFDDDDHTDYDLDDEEFEDLDAEFLLGELDE
- a CDS encoding 2-oxoacid:ferredoxin oxidoreductase subunit beta; the encoded protein is MATFKDFRNKVKPNWCPGCGDFSVQAAIQRAAAGIGLEPDDLTVISGIGCSGRISGYINSYGFHGVHGRVLPIAQGVKMGNRDLTVIATGGDGDGFAIGMGHTIHAIRRNIDITYIIMDNQIYGLTKGQTSPRSDVGFKTKSTPEGSVESTLSVMEMALTAGATFVAQSFSSDVKELTSLIEQGIQHKGFSLINVFSPCVTYNKINTYDWFRENLVDLNDIEGYDTENRIMAMKTLMENNGLVKGLIYQDQQKKSYQELVSGYSESSLAHSELELEENKFKELMAEFI
- the mutS gene encoding DNA mismatch repair protein MutS yields the protein MAEYTPMIQQYLQIKAQYKDAFLFFRLGDFYELFFEDAVKAAKELEITLTKREGGSEQPIPMCGVPYHSAEVYIAQLIEKGYKIAICEQMEDPKQAKGVVRREVVQVITPGTVMSQSMIDEKQNNFISAITPCHDETYGLATSDLSTGENYVTSVSGGIDALIHEVSAMRIKEIILPTTLSNDDKNELVKRLNIAVSYEDEINISENFQPIIEGLREEKYLHTFGRLLNYLLRTQKRSLDHLQPVEIVKQNEYMKIDFFSKRNLELVTTIRKQGKKGSLAWLLDETVTSMGSRQLVRWIERPLIDRGQIEKRQEMVHSLVEHFFQREEIRQLLKGIYDLERLAGKISFGNVNARELVQLKKSLAQIPELIRLCHELDNHYMNELIAEIPPFEPLTAKLEKALQDDPPISIKEGGIIRDGYNDKLDEYRKISINGKDWLKELELKEKQETGIKSLKIGFNRVFGYYIEVTKANLHLLPEGRYERKQTLTNAERFITPELKEMEMKILQAEESLIDLEYDLFIQLREEIKGYIPDLQLLAKKVSEIDVLQSFAFVSNDNHYVRPMFNDEKVIIQNGRHPVVEKVLDDAHYVENDIYMDDEREILLITGPNMSGKSTYMRQLALTVIMAQIGCFVPAEEASLPIFDQVFTRIGAADDLISGQSTFMVEMLETKYAIEHATKDSLILLDEIGRGTSTYDGMALAHAIIEYIHNEIGAKTLFSTHYHELTVLENELSRLKNVHVKAVEEEGRVVFLHKVLDGSADESYGIHVAQLAELPDNLIKRAQTILKELEDKNHSHENIAATNQLSLFPLEEATEKRKEDNKIVDEVASLDLLSMTPIDAMNALYQLHEKAKRAKRKR
- a CDS encoding RicAFT regulatory complex protein RicA family protein produces the protein MTYTKEQIIEKALELADMISNTEEVSFYKKAEEKINGHEKVQGLIAEIKKHQKEAVNLQHYRKHEALKQVEEKIDRLMNEVDEIPLVKEFKQSQTEVNDLLQMIASTISDTVTNKITNSNN
- the miaB gene encoding tRNA (N6-isopentenyl adenosine(37)-C2)-methylthiotransferase MiaB, with product MTNKVSANNSSDLKSEKDYAKYFETTYQPPSLRDARRRGKEEVNVHYDFEIPEDVKNIGADRKYLIRTYGCQMNEHDTEVMAGILENLGYEATTVDEEADVILLNTCAIRENAENKVFGEIGHLKALKREKPELILGVCGCMSQEESVVNRILQKHPQVDLIFGTHNIHRLPTLLKEALFSKEMVVEVWSKEGDIIENLPRVRKGNISGWVNIMYGCDKFCTYCIVPYTRGKERSRLPEDIIEEVRQLARHGYQEVTLLGQNVNAYGKDFDFEYGLGHLMDEIRKIGIPRIRFTTSHPRDFDDHLIEVLAKGGNLVEHIHLPVQHGNSDILKLMGRAYTREQYLELVRKIKAAIPNVVLTTDIIVGFPNETEEQFEETLSLYREVGYDSAYTFIYSPREGTPAARMKDDVPMSVKKERLQRLNAVVNETALEKNRNYVGEVVEVLVQGESKKNKDVLTGYTRGNKVVHFQGPKSLIGQLVNVRITTAKTWTLDGELEEMYEVKSS